A genomic window from Enterobacteriaceae endosymbiont of Macroplea appendiculata includes:
- a CDS encoding exodeoxyribonuclease V subunit gamma — translation MFTIYKSNKMNTLFKILELQLLNCNKTNILKSKKILINNKNNITEFKLYLINSIKIHANISYSTIDIFIMDIIKKTLTFLTRGNNIFLNKYSIIWPIMYLIPKLIHLPEFLFLKKYFHKMKYLYSNLDIAIHIANIFDQYQKYKPELLILWEQPNYTHNNKNEIWQSKLWYSITQYYINTLQTKLWHYGNLYYFLKTQNTCKLDLLDTKIFIFEIYNIPYIYIKILQLFEKQLEIHLFCYHPCQYYWNFLNDNSLLNKFGKYELYMQHIYLDISARDIDAFVSIEDHNLLTTIQKDILYVTDNTACKKKIQKIDTSIQIFSCESIQTEITLLYQNIMNILNKHNNYLLHDIMVISPKLELYAPLIQDLFCEKNMPINIKTPFNFLNINIISIFLYLLQLMHQNVTPNKIYLLLNNKYILNKLDIKDTEIEYLYYWIQNMDIRYDINLCNIKNFDLLKNQYTWTLALQRLYVGYVLGNTQQIWNNILPYPGVDNITGIILGKFTKLLFLLYKWKKFLQKSYFLTKWINILQKLYLDFFPKKTFYNIQIYKFFNKIQKCIQYGIYAQYKNKVDIFMIINLINYIFKTQDYKSFRINKINFCNLNNFFIKPTKIYILIGMNEEYFPRKTYDIQFSLLNNYLKQNSNKNIDQYIFLKLLTLTKHKLYISYVSQPLEHQNISNTIQTLITYIHNNFVLHNNIIHYISYKKFNITKNIIQTNKLNLKFKILDINNISICNFINFWRHPLKGFFNQRLGIYLQNINDRKDFQIQSFNINYLQKYIINKDIFNTFINHGSIMTLYKYYLNHGLLPFGNYNKIWWLETVHKISVIYHKYYNYQQHNIISKKVHLNFDNIILYGKIKYLYSNNTLLEFQPKYLDIKSIMAFWIKYLILCVCDSNIHSAKIIGFKDTQYNFRYIPYNTALNLLNKYIKGYIIGINNPIILPMRSSWSWINVCYNTNINGIDYSSIMQKQAKKKFFYYWEKNFFSEKNDLYFQKINFDIQPKKFLDIQNIIITWLLDILCFKIQ, via the coding sequence ATGTTTACGATATATAAATCGAATAAAATGAACACTTTATTTAAAATATTAGAATTACAACTTTTAAATTGTAATAAAACTAATATATTAAAATCAAAAAAGATATTGATTAATAATAAAAATAATATTACTGAATTCAAATTATATTTAATAAATAGTATAAAAATACATGCCAATATTAGTTATTCCACCATAGATATATTTATAATGGATATTATAAAAAAAACTCTTACTTTCTTAACCAGAGGTAATAATATTTTTTTAAATAAATATTCTATTATTTGGCCTATCATGTATTTAATACCAAAATTAATTCATTTACCAGAGTTTTTGTTTTTAAAAAAATATTTTCATAAAATGAAATATTTATATTCTAATTTGGATATTGCTATACATATTGCTAATATATTTGATCAATATCAAAAATATAAACCAGAATTATTAATTCTCTGGGAGCAACCAAATTATACTCATAATAATAAAAATGAAATTTGGCAATCTAAATTGTGGTACAGTATTACGCAATATTATATAAACACATTACAAACAAAGCTATGGCATTATGGAAATTTATATTATTTTTTAAAAACACAAAATACATGTAAATTAGATTTACTAGATACTAAAATATTTATTTTTGAAATATATAATATTCCTTATATTTATATAAAAATATTACAATTATTTGAAAAACAACTTGAAATACATTTATTTTGTTATCATCCATGCCAATATTATTGGAATTTCTTAAATGATAATAGTTTATTAAATAAATTTGGTAAATATGAATTATATATGCAACATATATACTTAGATATTTCTGCAAGAGATATTGATGCTTTTGTATCTATAGAGGATCATAATTTATTAACTACAATACAAAAAGATATTTTGTATGTTACTGATAATACAGCATGTAAAAAAAAAATACAGAAAATAGATACTTCTATACAGATTTTTTCTTGTGAAAGTATTCAAACTGAAATAACGTTGTTATATCAGAATATTATGAATATTTTGAATAAACATAATAATTATTTACTTCATGATATTATGGTTATATCTCCTAAGTTAGAATTATATGCACCATTAATTCAAGATTTATTTTGTGAAAAAAATATGCCTATTAATATTAAAACTCCATTTAATTTTCTAAATATAAATATCATTAGCATATTTTTATATTTATTACAATTAATGCATCAAAATGTTACTCCTAATAAAATATATTTATTATTAAATAATAAATATATTTTAAATAAATTAGATATTAAAGATACAGAAATAGAATATTTATATTACTGGATTCAAAATATGGATATTAGATATGATATAAACTTATGTAATATTAAAAATTTTGATTTATTAAAAAATCAATATACTTGGACTTTAGCATTACAACGTTTATATGTTGGATATGTTTTAGGTAATACACAACAAATATGGAATAATATTCTTCCATATCCTGGTGTAGATAATATTACTGGTATTATATTAGGAAAATTTACAAAATTATTATTTCTTTTATATAAATGGAAAAAATTTTTACAAAAATCATATTTTTTAACAAAATGGATTAATATTTTACAAAAATTATATTTAGATTTTTTTCCGAAAAAAACTTTTTATAATATACAAATATATAAGTTTTTTAATAAAATCCAAAAATGTATACAATATGGTATATATGCTCAATATAAAAATAAAGTTGACATTTTTATGATTATAAATCTTATTAATTATATATTTAAAACACAAGATTATAAATCTTTTAGAATTAATAAAATTAATTTTTGTAATTTAAATAATTTTTTTATCAAACCAACTAAAATATATATTTTAATAGGTATGAATGAAGAATATTTCCCCCGTAAAACATATGATATTCAATTCAGCTTATTAAATAATTATTTAAAACAAAATAGTAATAAAAATATAGATCAATATATATTTTTAAAATTATTAACACTCACTAAACACAAATTATATATTAGTTACGTGTCACAACCTTTAGAACATCAAAATATCTCTAATACCATACAAACATTAATTACATATATACATAATAATTTTGTTTTACATAATAATATTATACATTATATATCATATAAAAAATTTAATATTACAAAGAATATTATACAGACAAATAAGTTAAATTTAAAATTTAAAATACTTGACATAAATAATATTAGTATTTGTAATTTCATTAATTTTTGGCGACATCCTCTAAAAGGTTTTTTTAATCAAAGATTAGGAATATATTTACAAAATATTAATGATAGAAAAGATTTTCAGATACAATCTTTTAATATTAATTATTTACAAAAATATATAATTAATAAAGATATATTTAACACATTTATTAATCATGGTAGTATTATGACATTATATAAATATTACTTAAATCATGGTTTATTGCCTTTTGGTAATTATAATAAAATATGGTGGTTAGAAACTGTACACAAAATATCTGTTATATATCATAAATATTATAATTATCAACAACATAATATTATAAGCAAAAAAGTTCATTTAAATTTTGATAATATAATATTATATGGTAAAATAAAATACTTATATAGTAATAATACATTACTAGAATTTCAACCAAAATATTTAGATATTAAATCTATTATGGCTTTTTGGATTAAGTATTTAATATTATGTGTGTGTGATAGTAATATACATAGTGCTAAAATTATAGGTTTTAAAGATACTCAATATAATTTTAGATATATACCTTATAATACTGCATTAAATTTATTAAATAAATATATTAAAGGATATATTATAGGAATAAATAATCCAATAATTTTACCTATGAGAAGTTCTTGGTCTTGGATAAATGTTTGTTATAATACCAATATTAATGGTATTGATTATAGTAGTATTATGCAAAAACAAGCTAAAAAAAAATTTTTTTATTATTGGGAAAAAAATTTTTTTAGTGAAAAAAATGATTTATATTTTCAAAAAATAAATTTTGATATACAACCAAAAAAATTTTTAGATATACAAAACATTATAATAACATGGTTATTAGATATATTATGTTTTAAAATACAATAA